A genomic window from Lusitaniella coriacea LEGE 07157 includes:
- a CDS encoding WD40 domain-containing protein, whose translation MNDSHYQVGGSLSNESPSYVGRDADSHLYSALKRGEFCYVLNSRQMGKSSLLVRVKHRLEAEGFLCLGLDMTSIGSDNITPEQWYKSIASGLWLEADLLGQVNLKAWWRDGEGVSLAQRLNRFIREVLLEEFPQQKIVIFIDEIDSILSLKFSIDDFFALIRYCYNQRAIDPTYQRVTFAIFGVATPSDLIADKKRTPFNIGEAIELRGFTLEEAHLLAKGLTVKEGNPDIILREILAWTQGQPFLTQKLCQLVIRSHQDITGGALAIPPGTEAFWVESLVRTKILYQWESKDEPEHLRTIRDRVNRNVQRAGRLLGLYQQILQGEALKADDSRDCIELILSGLVAKQNGVLAVKNRIYQEVFNLDWVENQLRSLRPYSEAFNAWIASQKKDESRLLLGQALREAELWSQGKSLSDGDYQFLAASESRDRANVQMALEAERTQAIQAQLEEERKRRLQEQTTLKLQRLLLGVATLALALTSGLSAVAYWQFRKASINERAARISEIKALASSAEGSLDSNRQLEALVQAIKASTKLRGVWQVEPELKQRVQSNLRQVLYSLEQVNSLSGNRGIVDIAIASNRGLIAAATRANTIDLWRKNGEFVRSIDAHNAEVRGVAFSPNGKLIASASADGTAKLWQTNGTFVKTLEAGNKELWDVEFSPDGKLIATASADKTVKLWRRDGSLQHTFYDIKSSVRGIAFSPDGKYIVSASVNTIQLWRIDGTLLKTLAVQSALRKVAFSPDGQFIAASAVDNTIQLWKIDGTRSVSLRGHKAAVRDVAFSPNGEQIASASADNTIKIWKPDGTLIKTIEGHQAVIRGVTFCSDGNHLISASEDGTIRLWQRQNPFQQNLMGHNRLVRKVAFSPNGKRIASASGDKTLKLWRRDGTLLKTLTDHRSIVFDVDFDPQGQKMASVSRDGTLKLRQSDGTVLKTLIDKKIPIWGVKFSPNGKLLAAALNNGTIEIWRSDGTLLKAFNAHAAAVRSVDFSPDGMLLVSGGLDDRVKIWRSDGTLLKTLTDHSASVREVAFSPDGRAIASASADTTVKLWRTDGTLLRTLKGHKAAIWGVAFSPDGKFIASASMDNTIVLWQQNGRLVRRLRGHNAVVRGVAFSPDSKTLASASDDRAIILWDLQKILNLDELEFACDWVRDYLKTNPDVDEEDRNLCDTFRFHSNNSALN comes from the coding sequence ATGAACGACAGTCACTATCAAGTCGGCGGCAGTCTGAGTAATGAGTCCCCCAGCTATGTAGGACGAGACGCAGACTCGCACCTGTATAGCGCCCTCAAACGGGGAGAATTTTGCTACGTCCTCAACTCGAGGCAAATGGGAAAATCCTCCCTATTGGTTCGGGTTAAACATCGCCTTGAAGCAGAAGGATTCCTCTGTCTCGGACTCGATATGACCAGCATCGGCAGCGACAATATTACGCCGGAACAGTGGTATAAAAGTATTGCCTCTGGGCTTTGGCTCGAAGCCGATCTGTTGGGTCAAGTGAACTTGAAAGCGTGGTGGCGCGACGGGGAAGGGGTTTCTTTAGCGCAACGTTTAAATCGATTTATTCGCGAAGTTCTGCTTGAGGAATTTCCCCAGCAAAAAATCGTTATTTTTATCGATGAAATCGACAGCATTCTCAGTTTAAAATTCTCCATTGACGACTTTTTTGCTCTCATTCGCTACTGCTACAATCAACGTGCCATTGATCCGACATACCAGCGCGTGACCTTTGCCATTTTTGGGGTAGCCACACCGTCTGATTTAATTGCCGATAAAAAACGAACGCCCTTCAATATTGGAGAAGCGATTGAATTGCGGGGATTTACCCTTGAGGAAGCGCATCTGTTGGCGAAGGGATTGACGGTGAAGGAAGGGAATCCTGATATTATTTTGCGAGAAATTCTCGCTTGGACGCAAGGGCAACCCTTTTTAACGCAAAAGCTCTGTCAGTTGGTGATTCGCTCTCATCAGGATATAACAGGCGGCGCGCTGGCTATTCCGCCAGGAACCGAAGCCTTTTGGGTGGAAAGTCTCGTCCGCACTAAAATTTTGTATCAGTGGGAATCGAAGGACGAACCCGAACATTTACGAACGATTCGCGATCGCGTCAATCGCAACGTACAGCGAGCGGGACGCTTATTAGGACTCTATCAACAAATTTTACAAGGCGAAGCCCTCAAAGCCGACGACTCGCGGGATTGCATCGAGCTAATTCTATCGGGTTTGGTTGCGAAACAAAACGGCGTTCTAGCAGTTAAAAATCGAATTTATCAAGAAGTTTTTAATCTCGATTGGGTGGAAAACCAACTTCGTTCCCTACGTCCCTATTCCGAAGCATTTAATGCTTGGATCGCTTCCCAGAAAAAAGATGAATCTCGGCTGTTGTTGGGACAAGCTTTAAGGGAGGCAGAACTTTGGTCCCAAGGTAAAAGTTTGAGCGATGGGGATTATCAATTTTTAGCTGCTTCAGAATCGCGCGATCGCGCCAACGTACAAATGGCACTAGAAGCCGAACGCACCCAAGCCATTCAAGCGCAACTCGAAGAAGAACGCAAACGGCGATTGCAAGAGCAAACGACTTTGAAACTACAACGGCTTTTATTAGGCGTTGCAACCTTGGCATTAGCGTTAACCTCTGGTTTAAGTGCGGTCGCATACTGGCAATTTCGTAAAGCCTCAATTAACGAACGTGCGGCGAGAATCAGCGAAATCAAAGCGCTGGCATCCTCCGCAGAAGGAAGTTTGGACTCCAATCGACAGCTCGAAGCCCTAGTGCAAGCCATCAAAGCAAGCACTAAATTACGAGGGGTGTGGCAAGTCGAACCCGAACTCAAACAACGGGTTCAATCTAACCTCAGACAGGTTCTCTATAGCCTAGAGCAGGTCAATTCCCTGTCGGGAAATAGGGGGATTGTGGATATCGCGATCGCGTCCAATCGGGGTCTGATTGCGGCTGCTACGCGAGCCAATACCATTGACCTTTGGCGAAAAAATGGAGAATTTGTACGATCCATTGACGCTCACAATGCTGAAGTTAGAGGAGTGGCATTTAGTCCCAACGGCAAACTGATTGCCTCCGCCTCCGCCGACGGGACGGCAAAACTCTGGCAAACCAACGGCACGTTTGTGAAAACCCTGGAAGCGGGTAATAAAGAGTTGTGGGACGTGGAATTTAGTCCCGATGGCAAATTAATTGCAACCGCCTCCGCTGATAAAACCGTGAAACTTTGGCGGCGAGATGGTTCGTTGCAGCATACCTTCTACGACATTAAAAGTTCCGTTCGGGGAATTGCTTTTAGTCCCGACGGCAAATATATTGTCTCTGCTTCTGTCAATACCATTCAACTGTGGCGCATTGATGGAACATTATTGAAAACCCTAGCGGTACAAAGCGCTCTAAGGAAGGTTGCATTCAGTCCCGACGGTCAATTTATTGCAGCAAGCGCGGTCGATAATACCATTCAACTTTGGAAAATCGATGGCACGCGATCGGTCAGTCTCAGGGGTCATAAGGCGGCAGTTCGAGACGTGGCATTTAGTCCCAACGGCGAACAAATTGCCTCCGCCTCAGCAGACAATACGATCAAAATTTGGAAACCTGACGGAACCCTTATCAAAACAATAGAAGGTCATCAAGCTGTGATTCGGGGGGTGACTTTTTGTTCCGATGGCAACCATCTTATTTCGGCATCTGAGGATGGCACAATTCGGCTGTGGCAGCGACAAAACCCTTTCCAGCAAAATCTGATGGGACATAACAGGTTGGTGAGAAAGGTGGCGTTTAGTCCCAATGGCAAACGAATTGCGTCGGCATCGGGAGATAAGACGCTCAAACTGTGGCGGCGCGATGGAACCTTACTCAAAACCCTCACGGATCATCGCAGCATCGTGTTTGATGTAGATTTCGATCCCCAAGGTCAAAAAATGGCTTCTGTTTCTAGAGATGGCACGCTCAAATTGCGTCAGTCCGATGGAACGGTGCTGAAAACGCTCATTGACAAGAAAATTCCCATTTGGGGCGTGAAATTTAGTCCCAACGGCAAGCTGCTTGCGGCTGCACTGAACAATGGCACGATCGAAATTTGGCGCTCTGATGGAACCTTACTCAAAGCGTTCAACGCCCACGCAGCAGCCGTTAGAAGCGTTGATTTTAGTCCCGATGGAATGCTGTTGGTTTCTGGGGGATTGGACGATAGGGTGAAAATTTGGCGTTCTGATGGAACCTTACTCAAAACCCTCACGGATCATAGTGCGTCGGTACGAGAGGTGGCATTTAGTCCCGATGGACGCGCGATCGCGTCCGCCTCAGCCGATACAACCGTCAAACTTTGGCGAACCGATGGCACCCTATTAAGGACATTGAAGGGTCATAAAGCCGCAATTTGGGGCGTTGCGTTCAGTCCCGACGGCAAGTTCATCGCTTCTGCATCGATGGATAATACCATCGTCCTTTGGCAGCAAAATGGGAGGTTGGTGAGACGTTTGAGAGGCCATAATGCTGTTGTGAGAGGGGTGGCGTTTAGTCCTGATAGCAAAACCCTTGCCTCTGCTAGCGACGATCGCGCGATTATTCTTTGGGACTTACAAAAAATTCTCAATCTAGATGAGTTAGAGTTTGCCTGCGATTGGGTGCGGGATTATTTAAAGACGAATCCAGATGTGGATGAAGAAGATCGAAATTTGTGCGATACATTTAGGTTTCATTCCAATAACTCAGCGTTGAATTAG
- a CDS encoding Uma2 family endonuclease: MIASSNYIYLTPEEYLKFEEESDVKHEYIDGYAYAMAGAIDAHVTIAGNLFTLLRSHVRGLDCRAYISDMKARIESLNRYFYPDVMVTCDRRDPEGICQRAVREMPNYKQFPCLIVEVLSDSTEAFDRGDKFADYQQLESLQEYVLVNVKRPRVECFRRNSERLWVLQSYTAESETFELQSINFAGTMQSLYEDVEFDAIAP; the protein is encoded by the coding sequence ATGATTGCTTCTTCCAACTATATCTATCTGACTCCTGAAGAGTACCTCAAATTTGAGGAAGAAAGCGATGTTAAACATGAATATATTGATGGCTATGCTTATGCGATGGCTGGTGCGATCGATGCTCATGTAACGATCGCAGGAAATTTATTTACCCTACTTCGCAGCCACGTTCGAGGCTTAGATTGTCGTGCTTATATTTCTGATATGAAAGCGCGAATTGAGTCGCTCAATCGTTATTTTTATCCAGACGTTATGGTAACGTGCGATCGGCGCGATCCCGAAGGGATCTGCCAAAGGGCAGTACGCGAAATGCCTAACTATAAGCAATTCCCTTGTTTGATTGTCGAAGTTTTGTCGGATTCAACAGAGGCTTTCGATCGAGGAGACAAGTTTGCAGACTACCAGCAACTTGAAAGTTTGCAAGAGTATGTTTTAGTCAATGTTAAACGACCGCGAGTGGAGTGTTTTCGGCGCAATAGCGAAAGATTGTGGGTTTTACAAAGCTACACCGCAGAATCGGAAACTTTTGAGCTTCAGAGCATCAATTTTGCGGGAACGATGCAGTCACTCTATGAAGATGTTGAGTTTGACGCGATCGCGCCGTAG
- a CDS encoding ribbon-helix-helix domain-containing protein encodes MSKRIHVTIPDYVYEGLERRADKQGRPIASLASFILEVALLEAQKRGELSPDPEKPKRGGA; translated from the coding sequence GTGAGCAAGCGGATTCACGTTACGATTCCCGATTACGTTTACGAAGGACTTGAGCGTCGGGCTGACAAACAAGGCAGACCCATTGCCAGTCTTGCATCCTTCATCCTTGAAGTTGCTCTACTAGAAGCCCAAAAACGGGGAGAGTTGTCGCCCGATCCCGAAAAGCCGAAGAGAGGAGGGGCATAA
- a CDS encoding DUF4079 domain-containing protein yields MTLEIPETIKVYSQFFHPILMWVLFAITLYALYLGIQIQRTRNADKAERKALIQKNFNTKHYKVGSALLALMVLGCIGGMAITYINNGKLFIGPHLLAGLGMTGIIATSAALVPFMQKGNTFARYSHIALNVTLVGLFGWQAFTGIEILQRIISKM; encoded by the coding sequence ATGACCCTTGAAATCCCAGAAACAATCAAAGTCTATTCCCAATTCTTTCACCCCATCCTCATGTGGGTGTTATTCGCAATTACCCTATATGCACTCTATCTTGGCATTCAGATTCAGCGAACGCGCAATGCAGACAAAGCAGAACGCAAAGCCTTAATTCAAAAGAATTTTAATACCAAGCACTATAAAGTCGGTTCCGCGCTACTTGCTTTGATGGTACTCGGCTGTATTGGCGGTATGGCAATCACCTACATTAATAACGGCAAGCTTTTTATTGGACCCCACCTCCTTGCCGGATTGGGAATGACTGGGATCATTGCCACCTCAGCCGCGTTAGTTCCTTTTATGCAGAAAGGAAACACCTTTGCTCGCTATAGCCATATTGCTCTTAATGTCACGTTAGTTGGGTTATTCGGCTGGCAAGCTTTCACCGGAATTGAAATTCTCCAACGCATCATCAGCAAAATGTAG
- a CDS encoding AAA-like domain-containing protein produces MDINEVVGLIKAVRQKPLTAVQEQLLRQIWARRAFLNPSDPSPAQVHSFANTASDLWQTLSELFNVPINQTNFRSMLETKTLTSEQQKCLKAANPSRHTLSRSQLAFPSGPLPLDSNFYIERPPLEEMVYRELLKPGSVIRLKAPRRRGKSSLLLRVQDRAIQEEYCVANVDFQQADKAIFANLDKFLRWFCANVSRELEIKTQLDAYWDEDIGSKVSCTIYFQGYLLKKLQYPFVLALNEINRVFEYPEIAEDFLPLLRFWHEQAKKTEIWQKLRLVVAYSTEIYIPLKLNQSPFNVGLPLKLLPFTLEQTQELARRYGLTWLNSSKVERLMKMVGGHPYLLQLAFYHLRQQAVAVEQLLEEATTTSGIYREHLQELRDALEEDTELKSALQRVIDTKESLKLEPRLAYKLDSMGLVKLDGDRAILSCELYRVYFREQLSLKDKAITPAVDSQRLEQLERENEQLRHLSNIDPLTQIANRRFFSQQLVKEWWRLARTNAPLSLILCDIDHFKSYNDRFGHPAGDACLQQVARSIYVSVRRSADVVARYGGEEFAIILPKTDADGAMQIAEIIRENVKTLSATDENQSDSKSFRRAVTMSFGVAAIIPDSQGDPAQLIVAADEALYESKQQGRDRATLSSKLNVRVENALRP; encoded by the coding sequence ATGGATATTAATGAGGTAGTCGGTTTGATTAAGGCGGTGCGACAAAAACCGCTGACTGCGGTACAGGAACAACTTCTGCGCCAAATTTGGGCCAGACGTGCGTTTCTCAACCCCTCAGACCCCTCTCCCGCACAAGTTCACTCCTTCGCCAACACTGCCTCGGATTTGTGGCAAACGCTATCCGAATTGTTTAATGTACCGATTAATCAAACCAACTTTCGCTCAATGTTAGAAACAAAAACCCTAACCTCAGAACAGCAAAAATGCCTCAAAGCTGCCAATCCCTCTCGCCATACTCTATCTCGCTCTCAACTCGCGTTTCCTAGCGGGCCGCTTCCCCTCGACTCAAATTTCTATATCGAACGCCCTCCCCTCGAAGAAATGGTGTATCGCGAACTGCTCAAACCAGGAAGTGTGATTCGGCTCAAAGCACCGAGAAGAAGGGGGAAAAGCTCGCTACTTCTCCGAGTGCAAGACCGCGCTATTCAAGAAGAATATTGTGTTGCGAACGTTGATTTTCAGCAAGCTGATAAAGCCATATTTGCCAATTTAGATAAATTTTTACGCTGGTTCTGCGCCAATGTCAGTCGAGAATTGGAGATAAAAACCCAACTCGATGCTTACTGGGATGAAGACATCGGGAGTAAAGTAAGCTGCACGATTTACTTCCAAGGGTATCTCCTCAAAAAACTCCAATATCCTTTTGTTCTTGCCTTAAATGAAATTAATCGGGTGTTTGAGTATCCTGAAATTGCGGAAGATTTTTTGCCGTTATTGCGCTTTTGGCACGAACAAGCGAAGAAAACGGAGATTTGGCAGAAATTGCGCCTCGTTGTTGCCTACTCTACGGAAATTTATATTCCCCTGAAGTTGAACCAATCCCCGTTTAATGTGGGGTTGCCTTTGAAGTTGCTTCCATTTACCTTGGAGCAAACCCAAGAATTGGCGCGGCGTTACGGACTAACTTGGCTGAACTCTTCTAAAGTTGAGCGTTTAATGAAAATGGTGGGGGGACATCCTTATCTGCTTCAGTTAGCGTTCTACCATTTGCGCCAACAAGCTGTTGCAGTGGAGCAACTTTTAGAGGAAGCAACGACGACTTCTGGTATCTATCGCGAACATTTGCAAGAATTGCGGGATGCCCTTGAAGAGGATACGGAACTAAAAAGCGCATTGCAGCGCGTGATTGATACGAAAGAAAGTTTGAAATTGGAGCCGCGATTGGCCTATAAGCTAGATAGTATGGGGTTGGTGAAGTTGGATGGCGATCGCGCGATCCTCAGTTGTGAGTTATATCGCGTCTATTTTCGCGAACAATTGTCCCTTAAGGATAAAGCCATCACGCCTGCTGTCGATTCTCAGCGATTGGAACAGTTGGAACGGGAAAACGAACAGTTGCGCCATTTATCCAATATCGATCCCCTTACCCAAATTGCCAATCGGCGTTTTTTCAGCCAGCAATTGGTTAAAGAGTGGTGGCGCTTGGCGAGGACAAATGCGCCCTTGTCGCTGATTTTGTGCGACATCGACCATTTTAAAAGCTACAACGATCGCTTCGGTCATCCTGCCGGAGATGCGTGTTTGCAACAGGTCGCGCGATCGATTTATGTCTCTGTAAGGCGTTCGGCGGATGTGGTGGCGCGTTATGGCGGCGAAGAATTTGCAATTATTTTGCCCAAAACCGATGCAGATGGCGCGATGCAGATCGCTGAAATTATTCGCGAAAATGTTAAAACGCTCTCCGCAACCGACGAGAATCAGTCCGACTCAAAAAGCTTTAGACGTGCGGTAACGATGAGTTTTGGGGTGGCGGCGATTATTCCCGATTCCCAGGGCGATCCCGCGCAGTTGATCGTCGCAGCAGATGAGGCACTTTACGAGTCTAAACAGCAAGGGCGCGATCGCGCAACCCTCAGTTCTAAGCTGAATGTTAGGGTTGAAAATGCATTGCGCCCATGA
- a CDS encoding type II toxin-antitoxin system Phd/YefM family antitoxin, giving the protein MTKSDKKYVLLPYEEFLRIQELLDDLEDLRKAKEEENNQPSISLEELKQM; this is encoded by the coding sequence TTGACAAAAAGCGACAAGAAATACGTTCTTTTACCTTATGAGGAGTTCCTTAGAATCCAAGAGCTTTTGGATGATTTAGAAGACTTGCGAAAAGCTAAAGAAGAAGAAAACAATCAGCCTTCAATCTCACTTGAGGAGTTGAAGCAAATGTAA
- a CDS encoding AIPR family protein encodes MKKPSLDRITTDFIRKFLDAYEIEQESISKDFEKFSSYCAIKQHYSSHFESEDIDNISVGETSDTGIDAVGIIIDNKLVDSVEDIDLLIDGKENVQILFIFVQSTISHQFKSTKFRDFTIGVKEFFYDYAFPQKTKTKQRSKKVDSKAHIACKLLDKTSVMSERPKCDLYYFMGNDVESKLGINKNLINSEKEDLINFNLFNEVNIKVHGTSYLHTLYRQTLAKPKVQIYFPHKVSLPEIKDVTQSYIGRICFSEYKKLILDEKTGNIRNVFEDNVRHFNEKYSINKEIKKTIEKDNIEKFVLLNNGITIVVKKLSTSADYFTLEDYQIVNGCQTSHILYQCRNNPRIHDLWITLKIIHTENQGIANDITTATNSQTEVSFEALNSLLKFHRDLEDYYLSSSYKIGKDEINLYYARQEGKYDKDANVPYKSRIISMKDQVKSFAAMFMNIPHESYGFYGQRLKARRIDEGMFKDDHFFEPYYTSSVAHYELYKYIKNKSNNANSYNIARFHILMILKYLILGDNIPKANHESIKAACDLIIGVVQKKRIFKKYVIECIDVIKQAKKEPEFQNRQENQIFKVESFVEKIKEIALERKRQETNI; translated from the coding sequence ATGAAAAAACCATCTTTAGATAGAATTACAACAGACTTTATAAGAAAGTTTCTTGATGCCTATGAAATTGAACAAGAAAGTATCTCAAAGGATTTCGAGAAATTTTCTAGTTACTGTGCCATAAAGCAACATTATTCGTCTCATTTTGAATCTGAAGATATCGATAATATTTCAGTGGGGGAAACATCTGATACAGGAATTGATGCAGTAGGAATTATTATAGATAACAAACTGGTCGATAGCGTAGAAGACATCGATCTCTTGATAGATGGAAAAGAAAATGTACAAATATTGTTCATTTTTGTTCAATCAACAATATCTCATCAGTTTAAATCTACTAAATTTCGAGACTTTACTATAGGAGTCAAAGAATTCTTCTATGATTATGCTTTTCCACAAAAAACAAAAACAAAACAAAGAAGTAAAAAAGTAGATAGTAAAGCACACATTGCTTGTAAGCTTCTTGACAAAACCTCAGTTATGAGCGAAAGACCTAAATGTGACTTATATTATTTTATGGGTAATGATGTCGAATCAAAGTTGGGAATCAATAAAAATTTGATAAATTCAGAAAAAGAAGATTTAATTAATTTCAATTTATTTAATGAGGTTAATATAAAAGTTCATGGGACAAGCTATTTGCATACACTATATCGACAAACACTAGCTAAGCCAAAAGTTCAGATATATTTTCCTCACAAAGTTTCTTTACCAGAAATAAAAGATGTAACACAATCGTACATTGGAAGAATTTGCTTTTCAGAGTATAAGAAATTAATTTTAGATGAAAAAACAGGCAATATCAGAAATGTTTTTGAAGACAATGTAAGACATTTCAACGAAAAATACTCAATAAACAAAGAAATCAAAAAAACAATTGAAAAAGACAATATAGAAAAATTTGTTTTGCTAAATAATGGTATAACTATAGTTGTAAAAAAGCTGAGTACTTCTGCGGATTATTTTACACTAGAAGACTATCAGATTGTTAACGGATGCCAAACGAGCCATATTTTATACCAATGCAGAAATAATCCTAGAATTCATGACTTATGGATTACGTTAAAAATCATTCATACGGAGAATCAAGGGATTGCTAATGATATAACAACTGCAACTAATAGCCAAACCGAAGTTAGTTTTGAAGCATTGAACTCTCTACTCAAATTTCATAGGGACTTGGAAGATTATTATTTGTCAAGTTCCTACAAAATTGGGAAAGATGAAATTAATTTATATTATGCAAGACAAGAGGGGAAATATGATAAAGATGCTAATGTTCCTTATAAGTCTAGAATCATTTCAATGAAAGACCAAGTTAAAAGTTTTGCAGCAATGTTCATGAATATTCCCCATGAATCATACGGCTTTTATGGACAAAGATTGAAAGCAAGAAGGATCGATGAAGGTATGTTTAAAGATGATCACTTTTTCGAGCCTTACTATACAAGTTCTGTAGCTCACTATGAATTATATAAGTATATCAAAAACAAAAGCAACAATGCTAATTCATATAATATAGCAAGGTTTCATATACTGATGATCCTTAAATATCTAATTTTGGGGGATAATATTCCAAAGGCAAATCATGAATCAATAAAGGCTGCGTGTGATTTAATAATAGGTGTAGTTCAAAAAAAGAGAATATTCAAAAAATATGTCATTGAATGTATTGATGTAATAAAACAAGCAAAAAAAGAACCAGAATTTCAAAATCGCCAAGAAAATCAGATATTTAAAGTTGAAAGCTTTGTAGAGAAAATAAAAGAAATAGCTTTAGAAAGAAAAAGACAAGAAACAAATATTTAG
- a CDS encoding serine hydrolase domain-containing protein translates to MNRQNWLQSKLFALLLFSIVVPLGGCSEAQEATSSQQTVVANSQLQDVLDMGVEEGEMPGATMAISTPQGSWIGASGLSNREKKTPMQPNDRFAIASISKTFVAVVVLQLVEEGELDLEESIDTHLPEEVSEEIPYSDRVTVRQLLNHTSGVAEYSEMFDEDIQEGNLPESWTAKDAIAYIYDEEPERKPGKKHSYCNSNYILLQLIVEEITERTLAAEIRDRILEPAGLNDTFMEIQEPIPGGFVTGYADFDGDGEWDSNSVPVGGGGLGDGGLISTVADLTQFARSLFIEKTLLSPEMMEEMLTFIDDREGGEYGLGIQRYETDFGEELGHTGSGFGFQSQLFYLPAEEIIIAVLVNDDNEEGEIDIEELKNEGLIAILEDSE, encoded by the coding sequence ATGAATAGACAAAATTGGCTGCAATCGAAACTCTTCGCACTGCTACTTTTCTCGATTGTCGTACCCTTGGGAGGGTGTAGCGAGGCGCAAGAGGCAACTTCATCTCAGCAAACAGTTGTAGCAAATTCGCAACTCCAAGATGTATTAGATATGGGTGTGGAAGAGGGAGAAATGCCGGGTGCGACGATGGCAATTTCTACCCCTCAAGGGAGTTGGATTGGTGCGTCTGGTTTGAGCAATCGGGAAAAGAAAACGCCGATGCAACCCAACGATCGTTTCGCCATTGCAAGTATCAGTAAAACCTTTGTGGCGGTGGTGGTTTTGCAATTGGTGGAAGAAGGGGAATTGGATTTGGAGGAGAGCATCGATACGCATCTTCCGGAAGAGGTGAGTGAGGAAATTCCCTACAGCGATCGCGTGACGGTTCGCCAACTCCTCAACCATACTAGCGGTGTGGCGGAGTACTCTGAAATGTTTGATGAAGATATCCAGGAGGGGAATTTACCGGAATCTTGGACTGCAAAGGACGCGATCGCGTACATTTATGATGAAGAACCGGAAAGGAAGCCGGGAAAGAAACATTCTTACTGCAATAGCAATTACATTCTCCTACAACTCATTGTTGAAGAGATAACCGAACGCACCCTCGCCGCAGAAATTCGCGATCGCATTCTCGAACCTGCGGGTTTAAACGATACTTTTATGGAAATCCAAGAACCCATTCCCGGCGGTTTTGTCACGGGTTACGCTGACTTTGATGGCGATGGGGAGTGGGACAGCAACTCGGTTCCCGTCGGTGGTGGCGGTTTGGGAGATGGGGGACTCATTTCCACTGTTGCAGATTTAACGCAATTCGCGCGATCGCTCTTTATCGAGAAAACCTTGCTTTCTCCTGAGATGATGGAAGAAATGCTCACCTTTATCGACGATCGCGAAGGTGGCGAATACGGATTAGGCATACAGCGTTACGAAACCGACTTTGGGGAAGAATTGGGACACACTGGCTCAGGCTTTGGCTTTCAGTCCCAACTATTTTACCTCCCGGCAGAGGAGATAATTATTGCAGTGCTGGTGAATGACGATAATGAGGAAGGAGAGATCGACATTGAAGAACTCAAAAATGAAGGATTAATCGCAATTTTGGAGGATTCGGAGTGA